Proteins from a genomic interval of Acinonyx jubatus isolate Ajub_Pintada_27869175 chromosome B4, VMU_Ajub_asm_v1.0, whole genome shotgun sequence:
- the RARG gene encoding retinoic acid receptor gamma isoform X3 — protein MVPSSPSPPPPPRVYKPCFVCNDKSSGYHYGVSSCEGCKGFFRRSIQKNMVYTCHRDKNCIINKVTRNRCQYCRLQKCFEVGMSKEAVRNDRNKKKKEVKEEGSLDSYELSPQLEELITKVSKAHQETFPSLCQLGKYTTNSSADHRVQLDLGLWDKFSELATKCIIKIVEFAKRLPGFTGLSIADQITLLKAACLDILMLRICTRYTPEQDTMTFSDGLTLNRTQMHNAGFGPLTDLVFAFAGQLLPLEMDDTETGLLSAICLICGDRMDLEEPEKVDKLQEPLLEALRLYARRRRPSQPYMFPRMLMKITDLRGISTKGAERAITLKMEIPGPMPPLIREMLENPEMFEDDSSQPGPHPKASSEDEVPRGQGKGACSPQPDQGP, from the exons ATGGTGCCCAGCTCGCCCTCGCCCCCTCCACCTCCTCGGGTCTACAAGCCGTGCTTCGTGTGCAATGACAAGTCCTCTGGCTACCACTATGGGGTCAGCTCCTGTGAAGGCTGCAAG gGCTTCTTCCGCCGCAGCATCCAGAAGAACATGGTGTACACGTGTCACCGCGACAAAAACTGTATCATCAACAAGGTGACGCGGAATCGCTGCCAGTACTGCCGGCTACAGAAGTGCTTCGAAGTGGGCATGTCCAAAGAAG CTGTGCGGAATGACCggaataagaagaagaaagaggtgaaGGAAGAAGGGTCGCTTGACAGCTATGAGCTGAGCCCTCAGTTAGAAGAGCTCATCACCAAGGTCAGCAAAGCTCATCAGGAGACCTTCCCCTCACTCTGCCAGCTGGGCAAATATACCACG AACTCCAGTGCAGACCACCGGGTGCAGCTGGATCTGGGACTGTGGGACAAGTTCAGTGAGCTGGCTACTAAGTGCATCATCAAGATCGTGGAATTTGCCAAGCGGCTGCCTGGCTTTACAGGGCTCAGCATTGCTGACCAGATCACTCTGCTCAAGGCTGCCTGCCTAGACATCCTG ATGCTGCGGATCTGCACAAGGTACACCCCAGAGCAGGACACCATGACCTTCTCTGATGGGCTGACTCTGAACCGGACACAGATGCACAACGCCGGCTTTGGGCCCCTCACAGACCTCGTCTTTGCCTTTGCTGGGCAGCTCCTGCCACTGGAGATGGATGACACGGAGACAGGACTGCTCAGCGCCATCTGCCTCATCTGCGGAG ACCGCATGGACCTGGAGGAACCTGAAAAAGTAGACAAGCTGCAGGAGCCACTGCTGGAAGCCCTGAGGCTCTATGCCCGCCGGCGGCGGCCCAGCCAGCCCTACATGTTCCCAAGGATGCTCATGAAGATCACTGACCTCCGGGGCATCAGCACCAAGG GAGCAGAAAGGGCCATTACCCTGAAGATGGAGATTCCAGGCCCGATGCCTCCCCTAATCCGAGAGATGCTGGAGAACCCTGAAATGTTTGAGGACGACTCCTCGCAGCCTGGTCCCCATCCCAAGGCCTCTAGCGAGGATGAGGTTCCCCGGGGTCAGGGCAAAGGGGCCTGCAGCCCCCAGCCTGACCAGGGCCCCTGA